In Desulfatibacillum aliphaticivorans DSM 15576, a genomic segment contains:
- a CDS encoding PAS domain-containing sensor histidine kinase — protein MDLERHSVLLVVLSAILGVISIAALDGYYLALSLFLICLIAAVSLHLRQRIIYHYWEIVDALENLVNGSYERRLDPDAGPGPWARLAGEFNKVLDSLIVSKELDAGRLADAESKMQQKTRELLGKTVQLEKTLLLQQEEINHYTNKIQELRTSEERFRRMTQSAPIGIFLVNEHGVTTYVNPALKSIFELEGDWDLERNKQGALPPLEAISTVESWLQGVLEGEEYSHETQIWTNRGAMRWISFGATRILDQAGNVLGYVGAVEDVTALKLTEQALRDSELRYREVVENANEGIVVVQNNYPVFWNKQVSELYGYSREEFKGWVFDSHIHPDDRRMVLQKQHELVESGRKAAVQAFRIISRDGNERWVEQSSIKIIWDSAPALLCFQSDVSERKSAEEALQRAHDALEMEVASRTSELLAANYKLTNEIEERKRGEAALLEHEKLLRATIESTADGILVVDENGRITHFNSLFKELFRIPISLMAARDNTKILDHMASQIENSHNLKQTVFETFKTAQTTHGALVLKDGRVIEEYSSPLSRQKPDGGRVWSFRDVTATKELESQLIRSERLAATGQLAASVAHEINSPLQAITMMLGAIKREYADDRELCSQIDLLKGAFLNIRDTVKNLLDLNRPGKEKRQKTNINRIIEGSVGLGASYLKKSRVEVSLDLDESIPDILASPQQMSQVVLNLVNNAVEAISANADDYGPGLKGGIVVKTQRRNSSLVMQVMDDGPGIAPEDLNKVFDPFYTRKKKMGMGVGLSICLGIIEEHKGTISAANNSEGGAVFTITLPMEDLQSRNPASYPS, from the coding sequence ATGGATTTGGAACGTCATTCAGTTCTCCTTGTTGTCCTTTCTGCAATCTTGGGCGTCATAAGCATTGCAGCCTTGGACGGGTATTACCTTGCCCTCAGCCTTTTTCTGATTTGCTTAATAGCCGCCGTCTCCCTGCATCTCCGCCAAAGAATTATTTATCATTATTGGGAAATTGTCGATGCGTTAGAAAACCTGGTCAATGGAAGCTATGAGCGCCGCCTGGACCCTGACGCGGGGCCGGGACCTTGGGCAAGGCTGGCTGGCGAGTTTAACAAGGTTTTGGACTCTTTGATTGTCTCAAAGGAGCTGGACGCCGGACGCCTTGCGGACGCGGAATCCAAGATGCAGCAGAAGACCCGGGAGTTGCTGGGCAAAACCGTCCAACTGGAAAAAACGCTTCTTTTGCAGCAAGAGGAAATCAACCACTATACAAATAAGATCCAAGAACTGCGGACGAGCGAAGAGCGGTTCAGGCGCATGACTCAATCTGCGCCCATAGGCATCTTTCTGGTCAATGAGCATGGGGTGACAACCTATGTCAATCCCGCTCTTAAAAGCATTTTTGAGCTGGAAGGGGACTGGGACCTGGAGAGAAACAAGCAAGGCGCCTTGCCTCCCCTGGAAGCCATCTCCACCGTGGAAAGCTGGCTTCAAGGCGTTTTGGAGGGGGAAGAGTATTCCCACGAAACCCAGATCTGGACCAACCGGGGCGCCATGCGCTGGATCAGTTTCGGCGCAACCCGTATTTTGGATCAGGCAGGCAATGTGCTTGGCTACGTGGGGGCCGTCGAGGATGTCACCGCGCTTAAGCTGACGGAACAGGCCCTGCGGGACAGCGAATTGCGCTACCGGGAGGTGGTGGAAAACGCCAATGAAGGCATTGTGGTGGTCCAGAACAACTATCCCGTCTTTTGGAACAAACAGGTGAGCGAATTATACGGCTACTCCCGAGAAGAGTTCAAAGGATGGGTTTTCGACTCTCATATCCATCCGGACGACCGCCGTATGGTTCTGCAAAAGCAGCATGAGTTGGTGGAGAGCGGGAGGAAGGCGGCCGTGCAGGCCTTCCGCATCATTTCCCGGGATGGAAACGAGCGCTGGGTGGAGCAAAGCAGCATAAAAATAATTTGGGACTCGGCCCCCGCCTTGCTGTGCTTCCAGAGCGACGTTTCGGAGCGGAAAAGTGCGGAAGAAGCCTTGCAGCGGGCCCACGATGCTTTGGAGATGGAGGTGGCCAGCCGAACAAGCGAGTTGTTGGCCGCAAACTATAAGCTGACGAACGAAATTGAAGAACGAAAACGCGGGGAAGCCGCTCTGCTGGAACATGAGAAATTGCTGCGCGCCACCATTGAGTCCACGGCGGACGGCATTCTGGTTGTGGACGAAAACGGCCGAATAACCCATTTTAACAGCTTGTTTAAAGAATTGTTCCGGATTCCTATTTCCTTGATGGCAGCCAGGGACAACACAAAGATTCTGGACCACATGGCGAGCCAGATAGAAAACTCCCACAACCTTAAACAGACCGTTTTTGAGACTTTTAAAACAGCCCAAACCACCCACGGCGCCCTGGTGCTGAAAGACGGCCGGGTGATCGAGGAGTACTCCAGCCCGCTTTCCAGGCAAAAGCCGGACGGCGGCAGGGTGTGGAGCTTCCGGGACGTCACCGCCACCAAGGAGTTGGAAAGCCAGTTGATCCGCTCTGAAAGGCTGGCCGCAACCGGGCAGTTGGCGGCCTCGGTCGCCCATGAAATCAATTCTCCTTTGCAGGCCATCACCATGATGCTGGGCGCCATAAAACGTGAGTATGCGGATGACCGCGAATTGTGCAGCCAGATCGATCTGTTAAAAGGGGCGTTTTTAAATATTCGGGACACGGTGAAAAATCTCTTGGACCTGAACAGACCGGGCAAGGAAAAACGCCAAAAAACCAATATCAATCGGATTATTGAGGGTTCCGTAGGCCTGGGCGCCAGCTACCTCAAGAAGAGCCGTGTGGAGGTGAGCCTGGATCTGGATGAAAGCATCCCGGACATCCTGGCCTCGCCCCAGCAGATGAGCCAGGTGGTGCTCAACCTGGTGAACAATGCCGTGGAGGCCATTTCGGCGAACGCCGATGATTACGGGCCAGGCTTAAAAGGCGGCATTGTCGTCAAGACGCAGCGGAGGAACTCCAGCCTTGTCATGCAAGTCATGGATGACGGGCCGGGCATCGCCCCTGAGGATTTGAACAAGGTGTTCGACCCGTTTTACACCAGAAAGAAAAAAATGGGCATGGGGGTGGGGCTGTCCATCTGCCTGGGCATTATTGAGGAGCATAAGGGGACCATTTCCGCGGCGAACAATTCCGAGGGAGGCGCAGTCTTTACCATTACCCTGCCTATGGAAGACCTGCAGAGCCGGAATCCGGCGTCCTATCCTTCTTAA
- a CDS encoding ArsA family ATPase gives MQLSDLVAEKHILVCCGSGGVGKTTISASLALSAAMAGRKVLVCTIDPAKRLADSLGLKELGNEEARIPDEAFDKAGVKPKGELWGMMLDSKRTFDDLIQRISPNEETSRKILENGFYQNITTALAGSQEFSAMEKLYELAASGKYDLIVLDTPPSRHALDFLDAPNKMTAFLDAKVIQWVLKPYLTAGKMGFKFVNRTAKAMFSILEKATGKETLADIADFFLVFEGLYDGFKARAARVRELMEEDGTAFLLVTSPQSGSLSEADFFVERIEQEGMALGGVIFNRVHTPPTDLTSREVEAMGEKAASSLRKYKPAVEALVANLRLFILLAEADKRAIESFLTRLQKGVGSVRVPYLLHDVHDIATLLDVASYLKLRVLRV, from the coding sequence ATGCAGCTTTCCGACCTGGTCGCCGAAAAACACATCCTGGTTTGCTGCGGCTCCGGCGGCGTGGGTAAAACCACTATCAGCGCCTCGTTGGCCCTCTCCGCGGCCATGGCCGGTCGCAAGGTTCTGGTCTGCACCATCGACCCGGCCAAAAGACTGGCGGACTCCCTTGGTTTGAAAGAACTGGGCAACGAAGAAGCGCGCATACCGGACGAAGCCTTTGACAAGGCGGGCGTCAAGCCTAAAGGAGAGCTTTGGGGCATGATGCTGGACTCCAAGCGTACCTTTGACGACCTCATCCAGCGCATTTCGCCCAATGAGGAAACCAGCCGCAAAATTCTGGAAAACGGGTTTTATCAAAATATAACCACCGCCCTGGCCGGCAGCCAGGAGTTTTCCGCCATGGAAAAGCTGTATGAGCTCGCCGCCAGCGGAAAATACGACTTGATCGTCCTGGACACGCCGCCTTCGCGCCACGCGCTGGATTTTTTGGACGCGCCCAATAAAATGACGGCTTTTTTGGACGCCAAGGTCATCCAATGGGTGCTCAAACCTTATCTCACGGCCGGCAAGATGGGGTTCAAATTCGTCAACCGCACGGCCAAGGCCATGTTTTCCATCTTGGAAAAAGCCACGGGCAAGGAGACCCTCGCCGACATTGCGGATTTTTTTCTGGTGTTCGAAGGCCTGTACGACGGGTTTAAAGCCCGGGCCGCCAGGGTGCGGGAGCTGATGGAAGAGGACGGGACCGCCTTTTTACTGGTCACGTCGCCCCAATCCGGATCTTTAAGCGAGGCGGATTTTTTTGTGGAGAGGATCGAACAGGAAGGCATGGCCCTGGGCGGAGTGATTTTCAACCGCGTGCATACGCCGCCAACGGACCTGACCTCCAGGGAAGTGGAGGCCATGGGCGAAAAAGCAGCTTCTTCACTAAGGAAATATAAGCCGGCCGTGGAAGCCCTGGTCGCCAACCTGCGTTTGTTCATCCTGCTGGCCGAGGCGGATAAACGCGCCATAGAATCTTTTTTAACGCGCCTTCAAAAGGGCGTGGGAAGCGTCCGCGTGCCTTATTTACTGCATGACGTGCATGACATCGCCACGTTGTTGGATGTGGCCTCCTATCTTAAATTGCGGGTGTTAAGAGTGTAA
- a CDS encoding ArsA family ATPase, with the protein MGIDPFEKRILFVTGKGGVGKTTVAAALAYAARDRGMSVCLVEVTPSPNMRMIFGREIPVYKEIEVDRDLTVLSIEPFRALHEYVGLQLKIGGAARLILNNRLLNYFLNTAPGWRELITVGKIWHLYDMKVKWSNRPRFDLIVVDSPATGHGLSFLKVPSVFMNIIKMGRMQGQTADVQRMLTDPKISLLNVVTLPEEMPVNESITLLKTAKEELGIPTGITFVNSVYPPLFDDESQDSFDKLQKDGNAMERLKEVFPDRAKGLLTALESRQARVDQSEFYKNMVLEKIGPPIVSIPHLFPGRVDKEGVQKVAAIISRNLKEGV; encoded by the coding sequence TTGGGAATCGACCCGTTTGAAAAGCGTATACTATTCGTAACAGGCAAGGGGGGAGTTGGCAAAACCACAGTCGCTGCGGCCTTGGCTTATGCAGCCAGGGACCGGGGTATGAGCGTCTGTTTGGTGGAGGTCACTCCCTCGCCTAACATGCGCATGATCTTCGGGCGGGAGATTCCCGTGTACAAGGAAATCGAGGTGGACCGAGACCTTACGGTCCTCAGCATCGAACCCTTCCGGGCCTTGCACGAATACGTGGGCCTGCAACTGAAGATCGGCGGCGCCGCCCGATTGATCCTGAACAACCGGCTGCTCAATTACTTTCTCAACACGGCTCCCGGCTGGCGCGAACTCATCACCGTCGGAAAAATCTGGCACCTGTACGACATGAAGGTCAAATGGTCCAACAGGCCGCGCTTCGACCTGATTGTGGTGGATTCTCCGGCCACGGGCCACGGCCTGAGCTTTTTAAAAGTCCCCTCCGTGTTCATGAACATCATCAAGATGGGCAGGATGCAGGGGCAGACCGCGGACGTCCAGAGGATGCTCACGGATCCCAAAATTTCGTTGTTGAACGTGGTCACTCTGCCCGAGGAAATGCCGGTCAACGAGTCCATAACCTTGCTGAAGACCGCCAAGGAGGAGTTGGGGATTCCCACCGGGATCACCTTTGTGAACAGCGTGTATCCGCCCTTGTTCGACGACGAGTCGCAAGACTCTTTTGACAAGCTGCAAAAGGACGGCAACGCCATGGAGCGGCTGAAGGAGGTCTTTCCCGACCGGGCGAAAGGCCTTTTGACCGCTTTGGAAAGCAGGCAGGCGCGGGTGGATCAGAGCGAATTTTACAAAAACATGGTGCTGGAAAAAATCGGGCCTCCCATCGTCTCCATCCCCCATCTTTTTCCCGGAAGGGTGGATAAGGAAGGCGTGCAAAAGGTGGCCGCCATTATCAGCCGGAACCTGAAGGAGGGCGTCTGA
- the alaS gene encoding alanine--tRNA ligase, which translates to MTGNEVRSAFLEYFKKNDHRVVKSSSLVPQDDPTLLFTNAGMVQFKRTFLGEEKRDYTRAATSQKCVRAGGKHNDLENVGYTARHHTFFEMLGNFSFGDYFKELAIELSWDLLVNKFGLPADKLWVSIYLDDDEAGLLWRDKIGVPEERIVRLGEKDNFWSMGDTGPCGPCSEIHIDRGEAFGCGSPDCAVGCDCDRYLEIWNLVFMQYNRDETGKMTPLPRPSIDTGMGLERICSILQNAGTNYGTDLFTPIFNRIGELSGKKLGDSKTDDVCMKVIADHSRAAAFLVGDGILPSNEGRGYVLRRIMRRAIRYGRQLGFNKSFLHETVAAVCDSMGGAYPDLTEGRSFITNVIVNEENRFSETLDKGLSVLNDALGEMEAKGEKEISGEVIFKLYDTYGFPVDIVEDVVRDKGIVLDRDGFETRMKEQKEKSRSTVAFEGAGEAFASLSSQGIKCEFQGYHGTSGCSKVLLVVKDGKEVQEAQAGDAVSVVTEATPFYGESGGQMGDLGVITADGLELEVVKTLKDPTGLIIHEGKVVKGKIAKGQNVDLKVDEAARQATARNHTATHLLHAALREVVGDHVKQAGSLVGPERLRFDFTHFSPLTPEETVKIETLVNERIRDNLDVNTVEMDADQARESGAMALFEEKYGDTVRVVSMEGFSKELCGGTHTERSGDVGFFVIVGESSVAAGVRRIEALTGAGAVEYVHGLMSNLNKVSGLLKEKPETLPDKIEKLLAQNKQQEKEINALKAKIAAKASESVDDEIREVRGAKMIAKKVEVDSPAAMRDLADKFRDKLQSGIVVLGSEVNGKALLIVMVTKDLTKQFQAGNIIKHVAKEVGGGGGGRPDMAQAGGSKPENLSQAMEKAYQIVEEM; encoded by the coding sequence ATGACCGGTAACGAAGTCCGCTCCGCGTTTTTGGAGTATTTCAAGAAAAATGACCACAGAGTGGTTAAAAGCTCGTCCCTGGTTCCCCAGGACGATCCCACTCTTCTTTTTACCAATGCAGGCATGGTGCAGTTCAAACGCACTTTCCTGGGCGAAGAGAAACGCGACTACACCCGGGCTGCAACATCCCAAAAATGCGTCCGGGCGGGCGGAAAGCACAACGACCTGGAAAACGTGGGCTACACGGCCCGCCATCACACCTTTTTCGAGATGCTGGGCAACTTTTCCTTTGGAGATTACTTCAAGGAACTTGCCATTGAACTCTCCTGGGACCTGTTGGTCAACAAGTTCGGCCTGCCTGCGGACAAACTCTGGGTCTCCATCTATCTGGACGACGACGAAGCCGGGCTCCTGTGGCGCGATAAAATCGGCGTGCCCGAAGAGCGCATCGTGCGTCTGGGCGAAAAGGACAACTTCTGGTCCATGGGCGACACCGGCCCTTGCGGTCCGTGCAGCGAGATCCACATCGACCGGGGCGAGGCGTTCGGCTGCGGCAGCCCGGATTGCGCGGTGGGCTGCGACTGCGACAGGTACCTGGAAATCTGGAACCTGGTGTTCATGCAGTACAACCGGGACGAAACCGGCAAGATGACTCCCCTGCCCAGGCCGAGCATCGACACCGGCATGGGCCTGGAGCGCATTTGCTCCATTTTGCAAAACGCCGGCACCAACTACGGCACCGACTTGTTCACGCCCATTTTCAACCGCATCGGCGAGCTTTCCGGCAAAAAATTGGGCGACTCCAAAACCGACGACGTGTGCATGAAGGTCATCGCCGACCACAGCCGGGCCGCCGCCTTTCTGGTGGGCGACGGCATTTTGCCCTCCAACGAAGGCAGGGGCTACGTGCTAAGGCGCATCATGCGCCGGGCCATCCGCTACGGCCGCCAGTTGGGCTTTAACAAGTCCTTTTTGCACGAAACCGTGGCCGCGGTCTGCGACTCCATGGGCGGCGCCTATCCGGACCTGACGGAAGGCCGGAGCTTTATCACCAACGTCATCGTGAACGAAGAAAACCGCTTCTCCGAAACCCTGGACAAAGGCCTGAGCGTTTTGAACGACGCCCTGGGCGAGATGGAAGCCAAGGGCGAAAAGGAAATCAGCGGCGAAGTTATTTTCAAGCTGTACGACACCTACGGATTTCCAGTGGACATCGTGGAAGACGTGGTTCGGGACAAGGGCATTGTCCTGGATCGGGACGGCTTTGAAACCCGGATGAAGGAGCAAAAGGAAAAATCCCGCTCCACCGTGGCCTTTGAAGGCGCAGGAGAAGCCTTCGCCAGCCTGTCCAGCCAGGGAATCAAATGCGAGTTCCAGGGATATCACGGCACCTCCGGCTGCTCCAAGGTCCTCCTGGTTGTCAAGGACGGCAAGGAAGTCCAGGAGGCTCAGGCCGGCGACGCGGTCTCCGTGGTTACGGAAGCCACGCCTTTTTACGGCGAGTCCGGCGGCCAGATGGGCGACCTTGGTGTGATCACGGCGGACGGCCTGGAACTGGAAGTGGTCAAGACCCTGAAAGACCCCACGGGCCTGATTATCCATGAAGGCAAGGTGGTCAAAGGCAAAATCGCCAAGGGCCAGAACGTGGACCTGAAGGTGGACGAAGCCGCCCGCCAGGCCACGGCCCGGAATCACACGGCCACTCATTTGCTGCACGCAGCCCTGCGCGAGGTGGTAGGCGATCATGTCAAGCAGGCGGGCTCGTTGGTGGGGCCCGAACGTCTGCGTTTTGACTTCACCCATTTCTCTCCGCTGACGCCCGAAGAAACCGTCAAGATCGAAACCCTGGTCAATGAGCGCATTCGCGACAACCTGGACGTCAACACCGTGGAAATGGACGCGGATCAGGCCCGGGAATCCGGCGCCATGGCCCTGTTCGAGGAAAAATACGGGGACACCGTCCGGGTGGTTTCCATGGAAGGCTTTAGCAAGGAGCTTTGCGGCGGCACCCATACCGAGCGTTCCGGCGACGTGGGATTTTTTGTGATCGTGGGCGAATCCAGCGTGGCCGCCGGCGTGCGCCGCATCGAGGCGTTGACCGGGGCGGGCGCCGTGGAATACGTGCACGGCCTGATGAGCAACCTGAACAAGGTTTCGGGCCTGCTAAAGGAAAAGCCGGAAACCCTGCCCGATAAGATCGAAAAGCTCCTGGCCCAGAACAAGCAGCAGGAAAAGGAAATCAACGCCCTCAAAGCCAAGATTGCAGCCAAGGCGTCCGAGAGCGTGGACGACGAAATCCGGGAGGTCCGCGGCGCAAAGATGATCGCCAAAAAGGTGGAAGTGGACTCTCCCGCGGCCATGCGGGACCTGGCCGACAAATTCAGGGACAAATTGCAGTCCGGCATCGTGGTGCTAGGCAGTGAGGTTAACGGAAAGGCCTTGCTCATTGTCATGGTAACCAAGGACCTGACCAAGCAGTTTCAGGCCGGAAACATCATCAAACATGTCGCCAAGGAAGTTGGAGGGGGAGGCGGAGGCCGGCCGGATATGGCTCAGGCAGGAGGCAGCAAGCCGGAAAATCTCTCCCAGGCCATGGAAAAAGCCTATCAGATCGTAGAGGAGATGTAG
- the recA gene encoding recombinase RecA gives MAITEDKTKALDTAISQIERQFGKGSVMKLGDQVAMKVPVIPTGSIALDLALGIGGLPRGRIVEIYGPESSGKTTLALHAVAEAQARGGVAAFVDAEHALDVSYAKKLGVNCDELLVSQPDTGEQALEIADMLVRSGAVDILVIDSVAALTPKAEIEGDMGDSHMGLQARLMSQALRKLTGTINKTRTCLIFINQIRMKIGVMFGNPETTTGGNALKFYASVRLDIRRIGAIKEGTESVGNRAKVRVVKNKMAPPFKEAEFDVMYGEGISKTGDLLDAGVNLEIIDKSGAWYSFDGERIGQGRENVKRFFKENPDVYDKALKMIRNKLGIGDDAPEEAQETAPEENNGGKKKK, from the coding sequence ATGGCAATCACTGAGGACAAAACCAAAGCCCTGGATACAGCCATAAGCCAGATTGAGCGCCAGTTCGGCAAAGGGTCAGTCATGAAGTTGGGCGACCAGGTCGCCATGAAAGTGCCGGTCATTCCCACGGGCTCCATTGCCCTGGATCTGGCATTGGGGATCGGCGGGCTTCCCAGAGGCCGGATTGTGGAAATCTACGGCCCGGAATCTTCCGGTAAAACCACCCTGGCCCTCCATGCCGTGGCCGAGGCCCAGGCAAGGGGCGGCGTGGCCGCCTTTGTGGACGCCGAGCACGCCCTGGACGTGAGCTACGCCAAGAAATTGGGCGTCAATTGCGATGAACTGCTGGTTTCCCAGCCCGACACGGGCGAGCAGGCCCTGGAAATCGCCGACATGCTGGTGCGCAGCGGCGCCGTGGACATCCTGGTCATCGACTCGGTGGCGGCCCTGACCCCCAAGGCGGAAATCGAAGGCGACATGGGCGACTCCCACATGGGTCTCCAGGCCCGCCTCATGAGCCAAGCCTTGCGCAAGCTCACCGGCACCATCAACAAAACCCGCACATGCCTGATTTTCATCAACCAGATTCGTATGAAAATCGGCGTGATGTTCGGCAACCCGGAAACCACCACCGGCGGCAACGCCCTTAAGTTTTATGCCTCCGTGCGTTTGGACATCCGCAGGATCGGCGCCATCAAGGAAGGAACCGAATCCGTGGGCAACCGGGCCAAGGTGCGCGTGGTTAAAAACAAAATGGCGCCTCCTTTCAAGGAAGCCGAGTTCGACGTCATGTACGGCGAAGGCATTTCCAAGACCGGCGACTTGCTGGACGCGGGCGTCAATCTGGAAATCATCGATAAAAGCGGCGCATGGTACTCCTTTGACGGAGAACGCATCGGCCAGGGCCGGGAAAACGTAAAACGCTTTTTCAAGGAAAACCCGGACGTATACGACAAAGCCTTGAAAATGATCAGGAACAAGCTGGGCATCGGAGACGATGCGCCCGAAGAAGCCCAGGAAACCGCGCCGGAAGAAAACAACGGCGGCAAAAAGAAAAAGTAA
- the thpR gene encoding RNA 2',3'-cyclic phosphodiesterase: MTRKLRTFIAVEIPEEVKQAVSRAQGGFKASGLPFRWVNPKGMHLTLKFLGDVLQSDIDGVVQVMKECTAGFAPMTFNVNGFGAFPNFSKARVLWTGLAGDAAGLAKLASCLEQGLEPLGFEAENKRFSAHITLGRAKGRIDPKALLQAVEKAGSLETQKFTVDRIILFKSDLRPTGAVYTALAHASFGRNG; the protein is encoded by the coding sequence ATGACCCGGAAGCTCCGTACATTCATCGCCGTGGAAATCCCCGAAGAGGTTAAGCAGGCCGTAAGCCGGGCTCAGGGAGGGTTTAAGGCTTCCGGGCTTCCTTTCCGCTGGGTCAATCCCAAAGGCATGCACCTGACCCTAAAGTTTTTAGGCGACGTCCTGCAATCCGATATTGACGGAGTCGTGCAGGTCATGAAAGAATGCACGGCCGGGTTTGCGCCAATGACCTTTAATGTAAATGGCTTTGGGGCTTTCCCGAATTTTTCCAAAGCCCGGGTTTTGTGGACCGGCCTGGCAGGGGATGCGGCCGGCCTGGCCAAGCTGGCCTCCTGTTTGGAGCAAGGCCTGGAGCCCTTGGGCTTTGAAGCGGAAAACAAGCGGTTCAGCGCCCACATCACGCTGGGAAGGGCCAAGGGACGGATCGACCCCAAGGCCCTGCTGCAGGCCGTTGAAAAAGCCGGATCACTTGAAACCCAGAAATTTACTGTGGACCGCATCATTCTGTTTAAGAGCGACTTGCGCCCCACAGGCGCAGTGTATACGGCGCTTGCCCATGCTTCTTTTGGACGAAACGGCTAA
- a CDS encoding phosphatidylglycerophosphatase A family protein has product MDTGKKWPVTLATGFYVGLIPKGPGTFGTLWGIPLAWIMWQVWQWQWLAAAVLAAAFIAVSVPIADKAAKAMGAKDPGAIVIDEIAGYMVTLFAVPFSFKAAVAGFILFRIFDIFKPPPVSTLDENLSGGLGIVADDLAAGVYAHILLRIFLHYF; this is encoded by the coding sequence ATGGATACAGGAAAAAAATGGCCGGTGACGCTGGCCACCGGCTTTTATGTGGGGCTTATTCCCAAAGGCCCTGGCACCTTCGGGACCTTATGGGGAATTCCGCTTGCCTGGATCATGTGGCAGGTCTGGCAATGGCAATGGCTTGCAGCGGCGGTCCTGGCGGCCGCGTTTATCGCCGTCTCCGTGCCTATAGCGGATAAGGCCGCCAAAGCCATGGGCGCCAAAGATCCGGGCGCCATCGTGATTGACGAAATCGCGGGATACATGGTGACCCTGTTCGCCGTGCCGTTTTCGTTCAAGGCGGCGGTCGCGGGGTTTATCTTGTTTCGGATATTCGATATTTTCAAGCCGCCCCCGGTCAGCACGCTGGATGAGAATCTTTCCGGCGGGCTGGGCATTGTTGCGGACGATCTGGCGGCCGGGGTGTACGCCCATATTCTTTTACGAATTTTTCTCCATTATTTTTAA
- a CDS encoding OmpW/AlkL family protein produces the protein MKKTLLIAVCAICFFSLCTGAYAEGERTWKFGVGAEVSFLKTLDYDVDDVASTEQTFEATAMPGVNMTFFFNQYFSTELTLAYAKYEMELDVPGTKIEQGELEQVPLLLTFRAHMPSEGGFSPYIGAGLSYFFNDFDMSDFYSRNLAKGTSIDPDDGLGFHANLGMEIDVTDNLSFDIDGKYTWYEEEFVIKSPGNRDRQEDVELNSLSIGAGMKVYF, from the coding sequence TTGAAGAAGACACTCTTAATAGCTGTTTGCGCCATTTGCTTTTTTTCCTTATGTACAGGGGCGTACGCCGAGGGAGAGCGCACCTGGAAGTTCGGCGTCGGCGCGGAAGTTTCTTTTCTTAAAACGCTGGACTACGACGTGGACGACGTTGCGTCCACCGAGCAGACCTTTGAAGCCACGGCCATGCCCGGCGTCAACATGACCTTCTTTTTCAACCAGTATTTTTCCACGGAACTGACCCTGGCCTACGCCAAATACGAGATGGAGCTGGACGTTCCGGGTACAAAAATCGAACAAGGGGAACTGGAGCAGGTTCCGCTTTTGCTCACCTTTCGGGCTCACATGCCTTCCGAAGGCGGATTCAGCCCGTACATCGGCGCGGGTCTGAGCTACTTCTTCAACGACTTTGACATGTCCGATTTTTATTCCCGAAACCTGGCCAAAGGAACATCCATCGACCCGGACGACGGGCTTGGATTTCACGCCAACCTGGGCATGGAAATTGATGTGACGGACAATCTCTCCTTTGACATTGACGGAAAGTACACCTGGTACGAGGAGGAGTTTGTCATCAAGAGCCCCGGAAATCGCGACCGCCAGGAGGACGTGGAGTTGAACTCCCTTTCCATCGGAGCAGGCATGAAGGTGTATTTCTAA